One Sulfolobus sp. S-194 DNA segment encodes these proteins:
- a CDS encoding helix-turn-helix domain-containing protein, whose product MKIDGKTKLKDLPEEVVEKLIRDAWERYQKRRQNAPNENSKNSAEDEKKERVEKIADKREKVKSSTKIGGESPESPDRPGETGETGESPGVSVDNSNKSQSHETEKNRISARLIDRDVVESEDGRKVTIDVYDTGQFKEYIEGDKVTRVRQIKFILKYKSIVKECVDDCRDAVKEIAKATHYSPSSKDIMAKISELREEYVTPEEVPLTDYVREKYADRLAEIEKDPIAWIMSRTKEIVGYDRLKLLTFLSLVSTRMERVMGMSRIHVMVVGGSGTGKSSTVKSVLKFADDIAIPSTRVTQNALGYLPIDTFDGRVLFIEQIDRQNMNYLRELMTEEKVCTTVTEKAVGEDGEEHLVSRTRCIEGQPAVITTSVVDTIDVDKEQIFNRMLKVYVRTDQSVEDKIWKAIMNRGKNDVDQVDAMVFKVWLLTRPAYAKIPEDVTNAVINFMRKLKEYTREPLNRTVEVARNLIIVTAIMRGRTEATLDDWYFVSENFQLDLLYNGLGLSERDVEFIEALPDDSGLKSSEVADKLKVSKQYAINVLKNLERKGLVEGEKADNRTYIWYLTPLGRQIKALVNNVGGVVTVRDDKGELIGAIDSKFRSDADGRVDTGNAVSGNDGNGMSRGDGETDSVAEAYKYLKEHGWTLTTDLTGWFGDDIIDKLKAKDLVTFNVIDGVEYVNAK is encoded by the coding sequence ATGAAGATTGACGGTAAAACTAAGCTGAAGGATTTGCCGGAAGAAGTAGTAGAGAAACTAATCAGAGACGCGTGGGAACGCTATCAAAAACGTCGCCAGAACGCCCCTAACGAAAATTCAAAAAATTCCGCCGAAGATGAGAAAAAAGAACGTGTTGAAAAAATTGCGGACAAACGCGAAAAAGTGAAATCGTCAACAAAAATTGGGGGTGAATCCCCGGAATCCCCGGATAGACCCGGGGAAACCGGGGAAACCGGGGAATCCCCCGGGGTTTCTGTTGACAATTCCAATAAATCTCAGTCGCATGAAACTGAGAAAAATAGAATTTCCGCTAGGCTCATAGACCGCGACGTAGTTGAGAGTGAGGACGGGCGTAAAGTTACTATTGACGTTTACGATACCGGTCAATTTAAGGAGTATATTGAGGGCGATAAGGTAACCCGCGTCCGCCAAATCAAATTCATATTAAAATATAAGAGTATAGTGAAGGAATGCGTTGACGACTGTCGCGATGCGGTTAAAGAGATAGCGAAAGCGACACATTATAGCCCGTCAAGTAAGGACATCATGGCTAAGATTAGTGAACTGAGAGAAGAGTACGTAACGCCGGAAGAGGTACCGCTGACCGATTATGTCCGCGAAAAGTACGCTGACCGTTTGGCGGAAATCGAGAAAGACCCCATAGCCTGGATAATGTCGCGTACGAAAGAGATAGTAGGGTACGATAGGCTGAAGTTATTGACGTTCTTATCGTTAGTCTCGACGAGAATGGAAAGGGTTATGGGAATGAGCCGTATTCACGTTATGGTAGTTGGCGGTAGTGGTACGGGTAAATCATCAACGGTTAAGAGCGTGCTAAAGTTCGCTGATGATATCGCTATACCTTCAACTAGGGTTACACAGAACGCTTTAGGTTATTTGCCTATTGATACGTTCGACGGTCGCGTCTTGTTTATCGAACAAATAGACCGCCAAAACATGAACTATTTACGCGAACTAATGACGGAAGAGAAAGTCTGTACTACGGTGACGGAAAAAGCGGTTGGTGAAGACGGTGAAGAGCATTTAGTTAGCCGTACTAGGTGTATTGAGGGTCAGCCCGCGGTAATAACTACGTCCGTTGTAGATACTATTGACGTTGACAAAGAGCAAATCTTTAACCGTATGTTGAAAGTTTACGTGAGGACTGACCAGAGCGTAGAGGATAAGATATGGAAGGCTATAATGAATAGGGGTAAGAACGACGTTGATCAAGTTGACGCCATGGTATTCAAAGTGTGGTTATTAACTAGACCGGCATACGCTAAGATACCGGAAGACGTAACGAATGCGGTAATTAACTTCATGAGGAAACTAAAGGAGTACACTAGAGAGCCGTTAAACCGTACTGTGGAAGTCGCCCGTAACTTAATAATCGTGACCGCGATAATGCGTGGAAGGACCGAGGCAACATTAGATGATTGGTATTTCGTTTCGGAAAACTTCCAGTTAGACCTACTATATAACGGCTTAGGTCTGTCAGAACGTGACGTAGAGTTCATAGAGGCGTTACCGGACGATAGCGGGCTAAAGTCTTCTGAGGTCGCGGATAAGCTGAAGGTGTCTAAGCAGTACGCGATTAACGTGCTGAAGAACTTAGAACGTAAGGGTCTGGTCGAGGGTGAAAAGGCTGACAACAGGACTTACATATGGTATCTAACACCGTTAGGTAGACAAATTAAGGCGTTGGTCAACAATGTTGGGGGCGTAGTTACAGTTCGTGACGATAAGGGCGAACTGATAGGGGCGATTGATAGCAAATTTCGCTCTGACGCTGACGGAAGAGTCGATACGGGAAATGCCGTGTCAGGGAATGACGGAAACGGAATGTCAAGAGGCGACGGCGAAACTGATAGCGTTGCTGAGGCGTATAAATACTTGAAAGAACATGGTTGGACGCTTACTACTGACTTAACGGGTTGGTTCGGCGACGATATTATCGATAAGTTAAAGGCGAAAGACCTGGTCACATTCAACGTAATTGACGGCGTTGAGTATGTTAACGCTAAATGA
- a CDS encoding CopG family transcriptional regulator yields the protein MASNKPFAHIRLREEDKRLLKEIAKRYDISESDVVKIALKKFAKELGVEVSS from the coding sequence ATGGCGTCAAACAAACCGTTCGCCCATATCCGCTTAAGGGAAGAAGATAAGAGACTATTGAAGGAAATCGCAAAAAGGTACGACATCTCAGAGTCTGATGTAGTAAAGATTGCGTTAAAGAAATTTGCAAAAGAATTAGGCGTAGAGGTGTCTTCATAA
- a CDS encoding AbrB/MazE/SpoVT family DNA-binding domain-containing protein, protein MKPRVHKGGKPGQETYYLNIPREIVTSLDIKPDDEFELKVETKDGEITLCYKRVKKAT, encoded by the coding sequence ATGAAACCGAGAGTTCATAAGGGCGGTAAGCCTGGACAAGAAACCTACTACCTCAACATACCGCGTGAAATCGTTACATCACTCGATATAAAACCAGATGATGAGTTTGAGCTTAAAGTTGAAACCAAAGACGGTGAAATAACCCTATGCTATAAAAGGGTTAAGAAAGCCACATGA
- a CDS encoding integrase, whose translation MVANLRQYATPGNLKAFYDWLTGERKISEKTAKEYVSALQKSYRETRNSQKAYRLFAKFLASRDIISEDFADKVLKVVKIKKTNADLYIPTLEEIKHTLNLAKDYSENVYLVYRLALESGARLSEILKVLKEPERDICDGSVCYYPLSWQRGYKGVFYVFHLTPLRRVEITRGAIADFERRNEEAIAIKYFRKFVASKMAELGINFDIIDFIQGRKPSRVLTQHYVSMFAIAKEEYKKYAEFLSKME comes from the coding sequence TTGGTTGCCAATTTACGACAGTACGCGACGCCCGGCAACTTAAAGGCGTTTTACGATTGGCTAACGGGCGAAAGGAAGATTAGTGAAAAAACGGCAAAGGAATACGTTTCCGCGTTACAAAAGTCGTACCGCGAAACTAGGAATTCTCAAAAAGCGTATAGATTATTTGCGAAATTCTTAGCGTCACGCGATATAATTTCAGAAGATTTTGCGGATAAAGTTCTAAAAGTCGTAAAGATAAAGAAGACTAACGCGGATTTGTATATACCAACTTTAGAAGAAATAAAACATACGCTGAATTTAGCGAAAGACTATAGCGAGAATGTGTATTTAGTATATCGCCTAGCGTTAGAATCAGGTGCAAGATTATCTGAGATTCTGAAAGTTCTGAAAGAACCGGAACGTGATATATGCGACGGTTCGGTTTGTTATTATCCACTGTCATGGCAACGCGGGTATAAGGGCGTATTCTACGTCTTTCATTTAACGCCGTTAAGACGCGTTGAGATCACCAGGGGGGCAATAGCGGATTTTGAGAGGCGTAATGAGGAAGCGATAGCGATTAAGTACTTCCGCAAATTCGTCGCGTCTAAGATGGCGGAACTAGGCATAAATTTTGACATCATTGATTTCATTCAGGGAAGAAAGCCTTCACGTGTCTTAACTCAGCATTACGTTTCAATGTTTGCAATTGCAAAAGAAGAATACAAGAAGTACGCGGAATTCTTATCCAAAATGGAATAA
- a CDS encoding archaemetzincin family Zn-dependent metalloprotease, translating into MYKVLIVKITSIDRSIINEITNHLSQLGFHVDVLNQIEHINISYFDWQRSQYDAEKILEYLSSKFDKFPYDAIIAIGDIDAYARGLNFVFGLSTRKFGTVFLVRLKNDFYKKKCNFELFIERVKKEVTHELGHTLGLGHCSNPTCVMRFSNSITEVDNKSAFFCEECRLKLNINYKS; encoded by the coding sequence TTGTATAAAGTACTTATCGTAAAAATAACCAGTATTGATAGAAGTATAATTAATGAAATAACTAATCATCTTTCACAACTAGGATTTCATGTAGATGTGTTGAATCAAATAGAACATATAAATATATCTTATTTTGATTGGCAAAGATCGCAATACGATGCTGAAAAAATACTAGAGTATTTATCTTCTAAGTTTGATAAATTTCCATATGATGCAATTATAGCTATAGGAGATATAGATGCTTATGCGAGAGGTTTGAATTTTGTTTTTGGTCTTTCTACTAGGAAATTTGGTACTGTTTTTCTTGTAAGGTTAAAAAATGATTTTTACAAGAAAAAATGTAATTTCGAACTATTTATAGAGAGAGTTAAAAAAGAAGTAACGCATGAATTAGGCCATACGTTAGGTCTAGGTCACTGTTCAAATCCCACATGTGTAATGAGGTTTAGTAATTCCATTACAGAAGTAGATAATAAATCAGCATTTTTCTGTGAAGAATGTAGATTAAAATTAAATATCAATTACAAAAGTTAA
- a CDS encoding archease: protein MQKFEFFEHTADIGIRAYGRNLNEAFENAAVAVFEVMTDTSKVEPREMREVKIDGYDLENLLYRWIESLLVYYDSEIMLFSKFHVNIDEKNLTLEGKAWGEKFDPNKHERRTVVKAMTYHEMKIENKGDYYILTFVIDI from the coding sequence ATGCAAAAATTTGAGTTCTTTGAACATACTGCTGATATAGGTATACGAGCTTATGGAAGAAATTTAAATGAGGCATTTGAAAATGCGGCAGTAGCTGTTTTTGAAGTTATGACTGACACAAGTAAAGTTGAACCAAGAGAAATGAGAGAAGTTAAAATAGACGGATATGATTTAGAGAATTTATTATATAGATGGATTGAGAGCTTATTAGTGTACTACGATTCTGAAATCATGTTATTTAGTAAGTTCCATGTGAATATCGATGAAAAAAACTTAACTCTTGAAGGAAAAGCCTGGGGTGAAAAATTCGACCCAAACAAACATGAAAGGAGAACTGTAGTTAAAGCTATGACATATCATGAGATGAAAATAGAAAATAAAGGAGATTATTATATTTTAACTTTTGTAATTGATATTTAA
- the cedA2 gene encoding Ced DNA import system-associated protein CedA2 produces MKSYEVVSFLIVINSAIVYYYTKNIEYLITGIILSLAILLGIRFIFEKFVV; encoded by the coding sequence ATGAAAAGCTATGAAGTAGTATCATTCCTCATAGTAATTAACTCAGCAATAGTATACTACTATACAAAAAATATAGAATATCTAATTACAGGGATTATCTTATCTTTAGCAATACTACTTGGAATAAGATTTATTTTTGAGAAGTTTGTTGTGTAG